One Glycine soja cultivar W05 chromosome 2, ASM419377v2, whole genome shotgun sequence genomic region harbors:
- the LOC114393771 gene encoding E3 ubiquitin-protein ligase PUB24-like has product MDEIEVPQYFICPISLQIMKDPVTAITGITYDRESIEQWLFTNKNTTCPVSNQPLPRDSDLTPNHTLRRLIQAWCTQNASLGIVRIPTPKSPLNKIQVLKLLKDLNDPKSLLQLELLAAESERNKKCLLEAGVPRAMIMFIVNCYKKGQIQKGLEEALSILQFVKIPREECAILLKDNDQILDSLAWLLSHDEMENSIAVKSHAVQVLKKIISKDDMCRVLERLKPSFFETMVKILGHHAITQQGVNAALHVLLRASSMTRHRITMVEAGLVHELIEIELMEPEKRITELTLAILFHLCSCANGRAKFLSHEGSIAVVTERILKVSASVDDRAVFVLSQVSKFSGTTMVLQEMLRVGTVAKLCMVLQADRAKYLKDKAMEILKGHSEVWANSPCIPNTSFGGYVKY; this is encoded by the exons aTGGACGAAATTGAAGTTCCTCAATACTTCATATGCCCAATATCCCTCCAAATCATGAAGGACCCCGTTACGGCCATAACGGGCATAACATATGATCGTGAAAGCATAGAGCAATGGCTATTCACCAACAAGAACACCACATGCCCCGTGTCCAACCAACCCCTCCCTAGAGACTCTGACCTAACCCCTAACCACACCCTTCGCCGATTGATCCAAGCTTGGTGCACCCAAAACGCTTCACTTGGCATCGTTCGGATTCCGACCCCAAAATCCCCTCTCAACAAAATACAAGTCCTTAAACTCCTCAAAGACCTCAATGACCCCAAAAGCCTCTTGCAATTGGAGCTTCTTGCCGCGGAGAGCGAGAGGAACAAAAAGTGCTTGCTAGAGGCTGGTGTGCCAAGGGCCATGATCATGTTCATTGTGAATTGTTATAAAAAGGGTCAAATTCAAAAGGGTCTCGAAGAAGCTCTTAGCATATTGCAATTTGTCAAGATCCCCAGGGAGGAA TGTGCAATTCTCCTAAAGGACAACGATCAAATACTGGATTCTCTAGCATGGCTTCTAAGCCATGACGAAATGGAAAACTCCATAGCCGTGAAATCACACGCGGTTCAAgtgctaaaaaaaatcatcagcaAGGACGACATGTGTCGCGTTCTCGAGAGGCTCAAACCCTCGTTCTTCGAAACAATGGTGAAGATTCTAGGACATCATGCGATAACACAACAAGGGGTGAATGCTGCACTTCACGTCTTGCTAAGAGCTTCTTCCATGACACGACACAGAATCACGATGGTGGAAGCTGGTTTGGTTCACGAACTCATTGAGATCGAACTAATGGAACCAGAAAAAAGAATCACGGAACTAACCCTAGCAATATTGTTTCATTTGTGCTCTTGCGCCAACGGAAGAGCCAAGTTTCTGAGCCACGAAGGGTCCATCGCGGTGGTGACGGAGAGAATACTGAAGGTTTCGGCATCGGTGGACGATAGGGCCGTGTTTGTTCTCTCACAGGTTTCGAAGTTTTCGGGCACGACCATGGTCTTGCAGGAGATGTTGAGAGTGGGGACTGTGGCGAAGCTTTGCATGGTGCTTCAGGCTGATCGTGCCAAGTATTTGAAGGACAAAGCGATGGAGATTCTCAAGGGGCACTCTGAGGTTTGGGCGAACTCTCCTTGCATTCCCAATACGTCTTTTGGTGGATACGTGAAATACTGA